A stretch of DNA from Anaerobacillus isosaccharinicus:
ATCTAGTTCAATACACTCCGTATGATCACCCATTTTTCGATACGTTGGATTGCTTGTAGTTCCACCTGCATAACCAACACGAGTTCTAACCACACCTGGTATATGCCCAAACTGAGCATCAGGACCCCAAAATCAGCCCATCCCAAACGTTGCTGTTTCGACCTTTTTTGCTTGTAAATCATATTCCGTACTCATTTGCGCTCACCCTTCTTTAAATAGGATTTCGTATTCGTTATAGATTATATTTTTTACGACTCGATAGCAATGAATGTACTGAAAATAGAAAATAGGAACTGTACAAAACTTTAGTCAAAAAAATCCGCACTAAGATTCTAAATTCTTTAATTAGAATTTGAATTAATTCGGACTTTTCTATTTATAGACTTCTTTATCACGCGAATATTTCTTTTACTTTTTAGTTAACTAACTACTTAATTTGATCAATTTTCTCCAACAATTCACTCGAAAAATTCAGATCACTAACAGCGACTGCATCGGTCACGTGACTATCTTTTGTAGCACCAATAATGGCAGATGTCACACTTTGTTGGTTCAATACCCAAGCTAAGGCAAATTGAGATAGTGTTAAATTTTCACGATCTGCTAGTTCTTTATATTGTTCCACTAACTGAAAATTCTTTTCGGTAAAATAGGTGAACAATCTCTTTTCATTATGAGCAGCGCGACTCTCAGGTGGAACATCATCTGGCCCTTTGTATTTACCAGAAAGCATACCTCTCGCCATTGGACTATAAACGATTGCGCCTACTTGTTCAGACTCGCAAAAAGGAAGAAGCTCAGTTTCTATCTCGCGAGATAATAAATTGTATTGCGGTTGCACCGAAACATATTTTTCTAAACAAAGTCTCTCACTGATCCCATGGGCCTTCGCGATTTGCCAGGCACCGTAATTAGAGCAGCCAATGTAACGTACCTTCCCTTGGTGAACAAGATCATCCAATGCTCGTAACGTTTCCTCAAGGGGAGTATTGTGATCAAAAATATGAACTTGATAAAGATCAATGTAATCCGTTTGTAGCCGTTGCAAAGACTTTTCAATTTCCTTAAAAATATGCCCTCTAGAAAGACCAGATTGATTTCTACCCATCCCTGTCGGCAAGCCAACCTTTGTGGCTAGAACAACTTTTTCTCTCCTACCTTTGAGGGTCCGACCAAGTATTTCTTCAGAAGCTCCATTTCCATAAGCAAAAGCCTCATCCTGACCTTTTCCGTAAAAATTAGCCGTATCAATAAAGTTAATCCCGCTTTCAATCGCCGTATTTAATATCGCTTGTGACGCTTCCTCATCAATCCACCTACCAAATGACATCGTTCCTAGGCATAGATTAGAAACTTCTAGCCCTGTATTTCCTAATCGTTTATATTGCATGGGATTCACCTCGATTATTTTGTATTGTTAGTATTTCTATAGAGAGATAGAATGTCCTGCTTTTAAAATAAGTGTTTAATTCTACTAAATAATATCGATCCTAGAAACTCTATTCTTATCCTTAAACTTTGGTCAGGGATGGATGGTTATT
This window harbors:
- a CDS encoding aldo/keto reductase — protein: MQYKRLGNTGLEVSNLCLGTMSFGRWIDEEASQAILNTAIESGINFIDTANFYGKGQDEAFAYGNGASEEILGRTLKGRREKVVLATKVGLPTGMGRNQSGLSRGHIFKEIEKSLQRLQTDYIDLYQVHIFDHNTPLEETLRALDDLVHQGKVRYIGCSNYGAWQIAKAHGISERLCLEKYVSVQPQYNLLSREIETELLPFCESEQVGAIVYSPMARGMLSGKYKGPDDVPPESRAAHNEKRLFTYFTEKNFQLVEQYKELADRENLTLSQFALAWVLNQQSVTSAIIGATKDSHVTDAVAVSDLNFSSELLEKIDQIK